One window of Trichomycterus rosablanca isolate fTriRos1 chromosome 2, fTriRos1.hap1, whole genome shotgun sequence genomic DNA carries:
- the LOC134300809 gene encoding CD209 antigen-like protein E gives MAKNTRNYQTDEDIYVNTIERKEDPKNQKSADHDQSTSFEELSERFANATAELKLQDLKTTAKEREYKQLEEKHQHIHEVISKANKSCELCDKGWRSLGLKCYFFSTSNLNWMASRDSCVEKGGHLVIITSQAEQDFLASQIKDLHWMGLNDLEMEGKWMWVNNKTLDEIGVKFWYTRTDQPSEPDNWRVENPSGENCACTGHQWVDVSCRRREKYICEKQIKI, from the exons ATGGCAAAAAATACCAGAAATTATCAAACag ATGAAGATATTTATGTGAACACTATAGAACGTAAAGAGGATCCAAAGAACCAAAAAAGTGCAG ATCATGATCAGTCCACCTCATTTGAAGAATTAAGTGAGCGGTTTGCTAACGCTACAGCTGAACTGAAACTGCAGGACCTCAAAACCACCG CTAAAGAGCGAGAGTATAAACAGCTGGAGGAGAAACATCAGCACATCCATGAAGTCATTTCTAAAG CAAATAAGAGCTGTGAGCTGTGTGATAAAGGATGGAGGTCTCTCGGGTTGAAGTGCTACTTTTTCTCCACCAGTAATCTGAACTGGATGGCGAGTCGAGACTCCTGTGTTGAGAAAGGAGGTCACCTAGTGATCATAACCAGCCAAGCAGAGCAG gattttctaGCTTCACAAATTAAAGACCTTCACTGGATGGGTCTGAATGATCTGGAGATGGAAGGAAAGTGGATGTGGGTGAACAACAAGACCTTGGATGAGATCGGTGTGAA GTTCTGGTACACAAGAACAGATCAACCCAGTGAGCCTGATAACTGGAGAGTGGAGAACCCTTCTGGAGAGAACTGTGCTTGTACGGGGCATCAGTGGGTGGATGTTTCCTGCCGTCGAAGAGAAAAGTACATTtgtgaaaaacaaataaaaatataa